A part of Vibrio sp. B1FLJ16 genomic DNA contains:
- a CDS encoding chemotaxis response regulator protein-glutamate methylesterase, with protein MAIKVLVVDDSSFFRRRVSEIINSESRLEVIDVAVNGKEAVEKAKSLKPDVITMDIEMPVMDGITAVREIMAASPTPILMFSSLTHDGAKATLDALDAGALDFLPKKFEDIARNRDEAVSLLQQRVIQIASKRAYLRRPAVRTSTVSETSTARPLATRPSNTAVAAPRPSVSKYRASGKRYQLTAIGTSTGGPVALQKILTQLPVNYPHPIVLIQHMPATFTAAFASRLNSLCKIQVREAQDGDVLQAGVAYLAPGGKQMMVDGRAGAARLRIIDGGDRMNYKPCVDVTFGSAAKVYGDKVLSLVLTGMGADGREGARMLKSAGSTIWAQDEDSCVVYGMPQAVAKAGLSSEDLPLDRISERMLVELGLA; from the coding sequence ATGGCGATTAAAGTACTAGTCGTAGATGATTCAAGTTTTTTCCGTCGTCGCGTTAGCGAAATCATCAACTCAGAATCGCGCCTAGAGGTAATTGACGTTGCGGTTAATGGCAAAGAAGCGGTGGAAAAAGCCAAGTCGCTCAAGCCAGACGTCATTACCATGGATATTGAAATGCCCGTGATGGATGGTATTACTGCCGTCCGTGAGATAATGGCAGCGTCTCCTACGCCAATCCTGATGTTTTCGTCCCTGACTCATGATGGGGCGAAAGCAACACTTGATGCGCTCGATGCAGGCGCTCTGGATTTCTTACCGAAAAAGTTTGAAGACATTGCACGTAACCGTGATGAGGCAGTATCGCTTCTTCAGCAGCGTGTGATTCAGATAGCATCCAAGCGCGCATATTTGCGCCGCCCTGCAGTACGGACCTCGACCGTGAGTGAGACGTCAACTGCACGACCGTTGGCAACACGTCCTTCGAACACCGCAGTGGCAGCTCCACGTCCGTCAGTGTCGAAATATCGTGCTTCGGGTAAGAGATATCAGCTGACGGCGATTGGTACGTCTACTGGCGGGCCTGTTGCATTGCAAAAGATACTGACGCAATTGCCGGTTAACTATCCGCATCCGATTGTTCTTATCCAGCATATGCCTGCGACCTTTACTGCCGCCTTTGCCAGCCGCTTGAACTCTCTGTGCAAGATTCAGGTTAGAGAAGCACAGGATGGTGATGTTTTACAGGCGGGCGTTGCTTATCTTGCTCCCGGCGGTAAGCAGATGATGGTTGATGGCCGTGCAGGTGCCGCGCGTCTGCGTATCATAGATGGTGGCGATCGCATGAACTACAAACCGTGTGTCGATGTTACCTTCGGTTCTGCTGCCAAAGTGTATGGAGACAAAGTACTGTCACTCGTACTTACCGGTATGGGTGCTGACGGTCGCGAAGGTGCACGTATGCTGAAATCTGCCGGTTCAACCATTTGGGCGCAGGATGAAGACAGCTGCGTGGTATATGGTATGCCACAAGCTGTTGCCAAAGCGGGGCTTTCGTCTGAAGATTTACCTCTCGACCGCATTAGCGAGCGTATGCTGGTAGAGTTGGGGTTAGCGTAG
- a CDS encoding chemotaxis protein CheA, with protein sequence MSYDLDEDILQDFLIEAGEILELLSEQLVELENNPEDKDLLNAIFRGFHTVKGGAGFLSLAELVDTCHGAENVFDILRNGQRSVTPSLMDTMLKALDTVNTQFQAVKEREEPEAADPALLEELHRLCKPESQDEVVASAAAVPEVVTPEPVVDEPSAPAADSGTGSVDDITQDEFEKLLDELHGKGSAPGASKPAPSAPVQASAPASDSGDITDDEFERLLDELHGVGKSPTTSGEMSTEPTKAPEPVASVSASSSDSDLMTDDEFEKLLDELHGSGKGPSVEELEAATKPATVNTVADVPKAQAPAVQPQSQPVAKKEEAKASAPAVKKPQAEATVRVDTSTLDTIMNMVGELVLVRNRLLSLGLNSNDEEMSKAVANLDVVTADLQGAVMKTRMQPIKKVFGRFPRVVRDLARNLNKDIVLEMRGEETDLDKNLVEALADPLIHLVRNSVDHGIEMPDDRVQAGKSRTGKVILSASQEGDHIELAIVDDGGGMDPNKLRGIAVKRGMMDEDAAARLTDKECFNLIFAPGFSSKEKISDISGRGVGMDVVKTAINTLNGSIDIDSELGKGTKITIKVPLTLAILPTLMVGVGGHPFALPLASVNEIFHLDLSRTNVVDGQLTIIVRDKSIPLFYLQNWLAAKSPRVEQRTGHGHVVIVQLGSQRVGFVVDTLIGQEEVVIKPLDKLLQGTPGMAGATITSDGHIALILDVPDLLTRYASASRI encoded by the coding sequence ATGAGCTACGATTTAGACGAAGATATTCTTCAGGACTTTTTAATTGAAGCTGGGGAGATTCTCGAACTGCTGTCTGAGCAGTTGGTGGAATTGGAAAACAACCCAGAAGACAAAGACTTACTTAATGCCATTTTCCGCGGATTTCATACTGTAAAAGGCGGAGCCGGCTTCCTTTCACTCGCTGAACTGGTAGACACTTGCCATGGTGCCGAGAATGTATTCGACATTTTACGCAACGGTCAACGTTCAGTAACGCCAAGCTTGATGGATACCATGCTTAAGGCGCTGGACACAGTAAATACTCAGTTCCAGGCTGTAAAAGAGCGTGAAGAACCAGAAGCGGCTGACCCTGCTCTTCTGGAAGAATTACACCGCCTGTGTAAACCTGAGTCACAGGATGAAGTGGTTGCCAGCGCAGCCGCTGTACCAGAGGTGGTAACTCCTGAACCTGTTGTTGACGAACCATCTGCTCCTGCAGCCGATTCTGGTACGGGTTCTGTGGATGATATTACCCAAGACGAATTTGAAAAGCTGCTGGATGAACTGCACGGTAAAGGCAGTGCACCTGGCGCGTCTAAGCCAGCACCTTCTGCACCTGTACAGGCAAGTGCACCTGCTAGTGACAGTGGCGATATTACTGACGATGAGTTTGAACGTCTTCTTGACGAGCTGCATGGCGTTGGTAAGAGCCCGACTACGTCAGGCGAGATGTCTACTGAACCAACAAAAGCTCCTGAGCCGGTTGCGTCTGTAAGTGCTTCATCCTCAGACAGCGATCTGATGACGGATGATGAGTTCGAGAAACTGCTAGATGAATTACACGGCAGCGGTAAAGGACCGTCAGTTGAAGAACTGGAAGCAGCGACTAAGCCAGCAACGGTAAATACAGTAGCCGATGTGCCGAAAGCTCAGGCTCCTGCAGTACAGCCACAATCACAACCGGTTGCAAAGAAAGAAGAAGCAAAAGCATCAGCCCCTGCTGTTAAAAAGCCACAAGCAGAAGCGACGGTGCGTGTTGATACTTCTACGCTTGATACCATTATGAACATGGTCGGCGAGCTTGTACTGGTGCGTAACCGTTTGTTGAGCCTCGGGCTAAACAGCAACGACGAAGAAATGTCGAAAGCGGTGGCCAACCTTGATGTAGTTACTGCAGACCTTCAAGGTGCCGTAATGAAAACACGCATGCAGCCAATCAAAAAAGTGTTTGGCCGCTTCCCGCGTGTTGTTCGCGACCTGGCGCGCAACCTGAACAAAGACATCGTGCTGGAAATGCGCGGTGAAGAAACTGACCTGGATAAAAACCTGGTTGAGGCTCTGGCCGACCCATTGATCCACTTGGTGCGTAACTCTGTCGACCACGGTATTGAAATGCCGGATGATCGCGTACAAGCGGGTAAATCACGTACCGGTAAAGTGATTCTTTCTGCATCGCAAGAAGGCGACCATATTGAACTGGCGATCGTCGATGACGGTGGCGGTATGGATCCAAACAAACTTCGTGGTATCGCCGTTAAACGCGGCATGATGGACGAAGACGCTGCCGCTCGTTTGACCGACAAAGAGTGTTTCAACTTAATCTTTGCACCGGGTTTCTCTAGTAAAGAGAAAATTTCTGATATTTCAGGCCGCGGCGTAGGTATGGATGTGGTGAAGACCGCAATCAATACGCTGAATGGTTCTATTGATATCGACTCTGAGCTTGGTAAAGGCACTAAGATTACTATCAAAGTACCGCTTACGCTGGCAATCCTGCCAACTCTGATGGTTGGCGTTGGTGGCCATCCGTTTGCGTTACCTCTGGCATCGGTAAATGAAATCTTCCATTTAGATTTAAGCCGTACCAATGTGGTTGACGGTCAGCTGACTATCATTGTTCGCGATAAGTCTATTCCGCTGTTCTATCTGCAAAACTGGTTGGCTGCCAAATCTCCTCGAGTTGAACAGCGTACCGGACACGGTCATGTGGTGATCGTTCAGTTGGGCAGTCAGCGCGTTGGTTTTGTGGTTGATACTCTCATTGGTCAGGAAGAAGTGGTTATCAAACCGCTGGACAAATTATTGCAAGGTACCCCGGGTATGGCAGGTGCAACTATCACTAGTGATGGTCACATCGCCCTGATTCTTGATGTGCCAGATTTACTTACGCGATACGCATCGGCTTCTCGCATTTAA
- a CDS encoding protein phosphatase CheZ — MISLEQAKSLVQMLENEEQEQANRLVASIYEGTENPMLQEIGALTRDLHDSLKQFNLEQRMTEIAKDEIPDARDRLNYVIEKTELAANKTMDAVDCCLPIADNLHDGLQQVRPQWNELMRGRIELSEFKALCHRIEELLVQVEGDSTELRGQLTEILMAQDFQDLTGQIIRRVITLVNEVESRLVDILTVFSGNKSEEQTQVFATSADKKVKSSSEAEGPILHPEQREDAVSSQDEVDDLLSSLGF, encoded by the coding sequence ATGATCTCACTAGAGCAGGCGAAGTCGCTCGTTCAGATGCTGGAAAACGAAGAGCAGGAGCAAGCCAACCGGCTTGTAGCCTCAATATATGAAGGCACTGAGAACCCAATGCTTCAGGAAATTGGAGCACTAACACGTGATCTCCATGATTCACTAAAGCAGTTCAATCTCGAACAACGCATGACTGAAATTGCGAAAGACGAAATCCCTGACGCAAGGGACCGTCTGAACTATGTGATCGAGAAAACGGAACTGGCAGCAAATAAGACGATGGATGCAGTAGATTGCTGCCTTCCTATCGCTGATAACTTGCATGACGGTCTCCAACAAGTCCGCCCTCAATGGAATGAACTGATGCGCGGTCGTATTGAGTTAAGCGAATTCAAAGCACTTTGTCATCGTATCGAAGAACTGTTAGTTCAGGTAGAAGGTGACAGCACTGAGTTACGCGGCCAATTGACCGAAATTCTCATGGCGCAAGACTTCCAAGACTTAACAGGCCAAATTATTCGCCGGGTAATTACCCTAGTGAATGAGGTGGAAAGCCGTTTAGTGGACATTCTCACCGTATTCTCCGGAAACAAATCAGAAGAACAGACTCAAGTTTTTGCAACATCGGCAGATAAAAAAGTTAAATCATCAAGTGAAGCCGAGGGTCCGATTCTTCATCCTGAACAGAGAGAAGATGCGGTTTCATCCCAGGACGAAGTCGATGACTTGTTGTCCAGTCTTGGATTTTAA
- the cheY gene encoding chemotaxis response regulator CheY → MKILIVDDFSTMRRIVKNLLRDLGFNNTQEADDGLTALPMLKKGDFDFVVTDWNMPGMQGIDLLKHIRADAELKHLPVLMITAEAKREQIIEAAQAGVNGYIVKPFTAATLKEKLDKIFERL, encoded by the coding sequence ATGAAGATCCTTATTGTTGATGACTTTTCAACAATGCGCCGTATTGTTAAAAACCTGCTTCGTGACTTAGGTTTCAATAACACTCAGGAAGCGGATGATGGTTTAACTGCTTTACCTATGCTGAAAAAAGGTGACTTCGATTTTGTCGTGACGGATTGGAACATGCCAGGGATGCAAGGTATCGACTTACTTAAACATATCCGTGCAGATGCGGAACTTAAGCACCTTCCGGTTCTTATGATCACAGCAGAAGCTAAGCGAGAGCAGATCATCGAAGCTGCTCAGGCAGGCGTTAATGGTTACATTGTTAAGCCATTTACAGCTGCAACACTAAAAGAAAAACTAGATAAAATTTTCGAGCGTTTATAA
- a CDS encoding RNA polymerase sigma factor FliA, with product MNNAVTYDQNGKFNSQRAFIERYSVLVKRIAHHLLGRLPPSVQVEDLIQAGMIGLIEAQQNYDATKGASFETYAGIRIRGAMLDDMRKGDWVPRSVHKNNREINQAIAELEGILNRDPTDSEVAAHLGMTLDQYHSALTDINCSKLVGIEDLGVSDDVISPADESDNSNPFKGVADESFRKALVESIKQLPEREALVLSLYYDEELNLKEIGDVLGVSESRVSQILSQSMQRLRTKLSAWTQNN from the coding sequence GTGAATAATGCAGTAACCTACGACCAAAACGGTAAGTTCAACAGTCAACGAGCGTTCATCGAGCGCTATTCTGTTTTGGTTAAACGTATTGCTCATCACCTTTTAGGCCGCTTACCGCCGAGTGTGCAGGTAGAAGATCTAATTCAGGCTGGCATGATTGGTCTTATCGAAGCTCAGCAGAATTACGATGCGACTAAAGGTGCGAGCTTTGAAACTTACGCTGGTATTCGTATCCGTGGCGCAATGTTAGATGATATGCGTAAAGGGGACTGGGTACCGCGTTCTGTCCATAAAAATAATCGAGAGATCAATCAGGCTATCGCAGAGCTGGAAGGCATTCTGAATCGCGATCCGACTGATTCGGAAGTTGCAGCACATCTCGGGATGACACTAGACCAATATCATAGTGCTCTAACCGATATAAACTGCTCTAAATTGGTCGGTATTGAAGATTTGGGTGTCTCTGATGATGTGATTTCACCCGCCGATGAAAGCGATAACAGCAACCCGTTTAAAGGGGTTGCTGATGAATCTTTTCGCAAAGCGTTGGTTGAATCAATAAAACAGCTTCCAGAGCGTGAAGCTTTGGTACTTTCGCTTTATTATGACGAAGAACTCAATTTAAAAGAAATTGGTGATGTATTGGGTGTAAGCGAATCTCGCGTCAGCCAAATACTGAGTCAGTCGATGCAACGTTTACGCACCAAGCTCAGTGCGTGGACACAAAATAATTAA
- a CDS encoding MinD/ParA family protein: MTENMIHDQASGLRRLTQPSLTKVIAVTGGKGGVGKSNVTLGLAISMARQGKKVMVLDADLGLANIDVMLGIRTKRNLGHVLAGECELKDAIVEGPYGIKIIPATSGTQSMTELSHAQHAGLIRAFGSLEDEMDILLIDTAAGISDMVISFSRAAQDVVVVVCDEPTSITDAYALIKLLSKEHQVQRFKVVANMVRSYREGRELFAKLTLVTERFLNVSLELVACIPLDDKVRQAVKRQKIVVEAFPRSPAALAISSLANKALTWPIPKTPSGHLEFFVERLLSRGDFVEDPFGE, encoded by the coding sequence ATGACTGAGAATATGATACACGATCAAGCAAGCGGCCTCCGTCGCTTAACACAACCATCATTGACCAAGGTAATCGCAGTTACCGGCGGTAAAGGTGGCGTGGGAAAATCAAATGTAACACTGGGTTTGGCGATCTCTATGGCTCGCCAAGGCAAAAAAGTGATGGTTCTCGATGCTGACCTGGGTCTGGCTAATATCGACGTGATGCTGGGTATTCGCACAAAGCGTAATCTGGGACATGTTCTGGCAGGCGAATGTGAGTTGAAAGATGCGATTGTCGAAGGGCCTTATGGTATCAAGATAATCCCGGCAACGTCTGGTACGCAGAGCATGACGGAACTTTCGCATGCGCAGCACGCCGGCCTGATCCGTGCCTTTGGTAGTCTCGAAGACGAAATGGATATCCTGCTTATTGACACGGCGGCGGGTATTTCTGATATGGTTATCAGTTTCTCACGCGCAGCTCAGGATGTTGTGGTTGTTGTGTGTGATGAACCGACTTCTATCACCGATGCATACGCGTTAATTAAGCTATTGAGTAAAGAACATCAGGTTCAACGCTTTAAAGTCGTTGCCAACATGGTTCGAAGCTACCGAGAAGGACGCGAACTGTTTGCAAAACTAACGCTGGTTACGGAAAGATTTTTAAATGTAAGCCTGGAACTCGTCGCCTGTATTCCTCTAGACGATAAGGTAAGACAAGCGGTGAAACGACAAAAAATTGTCGTTGAAGCATTCCCGCGCTCTCCAGCTGCGTTAGCGATCAGCTCTCTGGCAAACAAAGCGTTAACGTGGCCAATACCAAAGACACCAAGTGGACACTTGGAGTTTTTCGTCGAAAGGTTGTTAAGTCGTGGTGATTTCGTAGAGGATCCGTTTGGTGAATAA
- the flhF gene encoding flagellar biosynthesis protein FlhF: MKIKRFFAKDMRTALLQVKEELGADAVIMSNKKVAGGVAIVAAIDGDSNSPSGALSSTSAPSQYNRNAQASNRYSEHRQMSSSAAERFQDRSLDEDKISLGRNNKSDTQEKPGSMTQRFANMLRHYSGDSTESDGYVAENEDSLSALLNRQNKHRDSYDKEPSVPYQPDSPLAKLIAQDDRFERPTPKLDPTRYDRRRPSDARDESAAELENMREEMTSIRRLLEHQVSGLMWQEVERREPLRAMLIKRLERMGVSSELADQMACYIPEDTQPARAWKALLSLVADQIHIPKQDILKRGGVVALLGPTGVGKTTTVAKLAARAAMEYGADNVALVTTDTFRIGAHEQLSIYGRIMGCPVRVAKDSNELADVIYQLRNRRLILVDTAGMGQRDVRLTEQLDTLMQESGEVIHSYLVLPATAQRRVLQETLEHFRRIPLSGCIMTKLDESLSLGEFISVVIQNALPVAYIANGQRVPEDIVIAQPKYMLAKANELLEKSTENEPHFWNSDSEGL; this comes from the coding sequence TTGAAAATTAAGCGATTTTTTGCCAAAGACATGCGAACAGCGCTGCTCCAAGTAAAAGAGGAGCTAGGCGCGGATGCGGTGATCATGTCGAATAAGAAAGTAGCAGGTGGCGTGGCCATCGTTGCGGCGATAGATGGCGACTCGAATTCTCCATCAGGCGCGCTTTCTTCAACGTCTGCTCCTTCGCAATACAATCGCAATGCTCAGGCATCGAATCGCTACAGTGAACATCGTCAAATGTCATCTTCAGCGGCGGAGCGTTTTCAGGATCGCAGTTTAGATGAAGATAAAATCAGCCTGGGTCGTAATAATAAAAGCGACACCCAAGAAAAACCGGGCTCAATGACGCAGCGATTCGCTAACATGCTCAGGCATTACAGCGGTGATAGCACCGAATCTGACGGCTATGTGGCAGAGAACGAAGACTCTTTGTCAGCGTTGTTAAACCGTCAGAACAAACACCGTGACAGCTACGATAAAGAGCCATCTGTTCCATATCAGCCGGACTCACCTTTAGCCAAGCTTATTGCCCAGGACGACCGTTTTGAACGTCCAACGCCGAAGCTGGATCCAACCCGCTATGATCGTCGCAGACCTTCTGATGCCCGCGATGAATCAGCAGCAGAGCTGGAGAATATGCGTGAGGAGATGACGTCAATTCGTCGTCTTCTGGAGCATCAGGTTTCCGGATTGATGTGGCAGGAAGTAGAGCGCCGTGAACCATTAAGAGCCATGCTTATCAAACGCTTAGAGCGAATGGGTGTCTCTTCGGAATTGGCTGATCAAATGGCATGTTACATCCCGGAAGATACACAGCCGGCACGGGCATGGAAGGCTTTACTTTCACTCGTGGCGGATCAAATCCATATTCCAAAGCAAGATATCTTAAAACGTGGTGGTGTTGTTGCACTGTTGGGTCCGACAGGCGTCGGCAAAACGACAACAGTGGCAAAGCTCGCCGCACGTGCAGCGATGGAATACGGTGCGGACAATGTGGCGCTGGTTACGACGGATACTTTTCGTATTGGTGCCCACGAGCAGCTCTCAATTTACGGAAGAATTATGGGATGTCCTGTAAGAGTTGCTAAAGATTCTAATGAGTTAGCCGATGTAATATATCAGCTACGAAACAGAAGACTGATTTTGGTTGATACGGCAGGTATGGGGCAGCGAGATGTCAGGCTGACTGAACAGCTCGATACCCTGATGCAGGAAAGCGGTGAAGTGATTCATAGCTATCTTGTTTTGCCTGCCACTGCACAACGTCGTGTTTTACAAGAAACGCTGGAGCACTTCCGACGTATTCCTCTGTCGGGATGCATTATGACCAAACTTGATGAGTCACTTAGTTTAGGCGAGTTCATCAGCGTGGTGATTCAGAACGCACTGCCAGTGGCTTACATCGCTAATGGCCAGCGCGTACCAGAAGATATTGTGATAGCACAACCAAAATACATGCTTGCGAAAGCAAATGAACTGTTAGAGAAGTCGACAGAGAACGAACCTCACTTTTGGAATAGTGACAGCGAAGGACTCTAG
- the flhA gene encoding flagellar biosynthesis protein FlhA, with protein sequence MKLSLPFADKLPRIRQREMPAIGAPVMVLATLAMVVLPIPAFLLDMFFTFNIALAMVVLLVTVYTRRPLDFAAFPTVLLIATLLRLALNVASTRVVLLNGHEGGDAAGNVIEAFGNVVIGGNYAVGLVVFLILMIINFMVVTKGAGRISEVSARFTLDALPGKQMAIDADLNAGLIDQEQARVRRFEVTKEADFYGSMDGASKFVKGDAIAGILILFINIIGGLAIGMAQYDLGFGEAIEIYTLLTIGDGLVAQIPSLLLSIAAAMMVTRQNTDEDMGEQLIFQMFDNPKALMITAAILGVMGIVPGMPHFAFLSLAVVAGASAYFIDKRQKQKASEPALLDKAEDGSEPISQRELSWDDVQPVDIIGLEVGYRLIPLVDKDQGGELLERVKGVRKKLSQDFGFLIPAVHIRDNLELTPNSYRITLMGVAVGEAEIRPDLELAINPGQVYGMIDGEPTMDPAFGLEAVWIREDQREHAQALGYTVVDSSTVLATHLSQLLTNNASQLIGHEEVQNLLEMLGRSAPKLVENFVPDQLPLGVVVKVLQNLLNEAIPIRDIRTIIQTLAEYSSKSQEPDILTAAARISLKRLIVQEINGIEPELPVITLIPELEQILHQTMQASGGESAGIEPGLAERLQSSLSQATQEQELKGEPAVLLTSGVLRSTLAKFVKNTIPNLRVLSYQEIPDEKQIRIVQAVGN encoded by the coding sequence ATGAAGTTAAGCCTGCCATTTGCAGATAAATTGCCACGAATTCGTCAGCGTGAGATGCCAGCCATTGGTGCGCCTGTTATGGTTTTGGCCACCCTCGCAATGGTGGTTTTACCAATCCCTGCATTCCTGCTGGATATGTTTTTCACCTTCAATATCGCCTTAGCCATGGTGGTGTTGCTGGTCACAGTTTACACCAGACGTCCGCTCGACTTTGCTGCATTTCCTACCGTGCTTCTTATCGCAACGCTATTACGTCTTGCCCTGAACGTCGCTTCTACTCGTGTCGTATTGCTCAATGGTCACGAAGGTGGTGATGCAGCAGGTAACGTTATCGAAGCGTTTGGTAACGTTGTTATCGGCGGTAACTATGCTGTTGGTCTGGTGGTCTTCCTTATCCTGATGATCATTAACTTTATGGTAGTAACCAAAGGTGCAGGCCGTATCTCTGAGGTGAGTGCCCGCTTTACCCTAGACGCGCTACCGGGTAAGCAGATGGCCATCGATGCGGACTTGAATGCTGGACTAATCGATCAGGAACAAGCGCGCGTACGCCGTTTTGAAGTGACTAAAGAAGCAGACTTTTACGGCTCGATGGATGGTGCGTCAAAGTTTGTTAAAGGCGATGCGATTGCCGGTATCCTGATCCTATTTATCAACATCATCGGCGGTCTTGCGATTGGTATGGCGCAGTACGATTTAGGTTTCGGTGAAGCGATCGAAATCTACACACTGCTGACCATTGGTGACGGCCTAGTTGCTCAGATCCCGTCACTACTGCTGTCGATTGCGGCAGCGATGATGGTAACGCGCCAGAACACTGATGAAGACATGGGCGAACAGCTGATCTTCCAGATGTTCGACAACCCGAAAGCGCTGATGATCACGGCGGCTATCCTCGGTGTGATGGGTATTGTACCGGGCATGCCACACTTTGCGTTTCTCTCGTTAGCGGTAGTTGCCGGAGCGAGCGCTTACTTTATCGATAAGCGTCAAAAGCAGAAAGCGAGCGAGCCCGCGTTACTTGATAAAGCAGAGGACGGCAGCGAGCCAATTTCTCAGCGTGAACTATCTTGGGACGACGTACAGCCTGTCGATATTATCGGTTTAGAAGTGGGTTACCGTTTGATCCCGCTGGTGGATAAAGACCAGGGCGGTGAGTTGCTGGAACGTGTGAAAGGTGTACGTAAAAAGCTTTCGCAGGATTTTGGTTTTCTGATCCCGGCGGTACATATCCGGGACAATCTTGAGCTGACACCAAACAGTTACCGTATCACTCTGATGGGGGTTGCCGTCGGTGAAGCTGAGATACGTCCTGATCTGGAGCTGGCAATTAACCCCGGTCAGGTTTACGGAATGATTGATGGTGAACCAACCATGGATCCCGCGTTTGGTCTGGAAGCTGTCTGGATTCGTGAAGATCAGCGTGAACATGCTCAGGCTCTGGGCTATACGGTTGTGGACTCCTCCACGGTTCTGGCGACACACCTCAGCCAGTTACTCACCAACAATGCATCACAGCTGATTGGCCATGAAGAAGTGCAGAACCTGTTGGAGATGCTGGGCAGAAGCGCACCTAAGCTGGTGGAGAACTTCGTACCGGATCAGCTGCCGCTGGGTGTAGTGGTGAAAGTACTGCAGAACCTGCTTAATGAAGCGATTCCTATTCGGGATATCCGCACCATCATCCAGACCTTGGCGGAGTACTCAAGTAAGAGTCAAGAACCTGACATACTGACAGCCGCGGCCCGCATCAGCCTTAAACGTTTAATTGTTCAGGAAATCAATGGTATAGAGCCGGAACTTCCTGTTATTACATTGATTCCGGAGCTGGAACAAATATTGCATCAAACCATGCAGGCGTCAGGTGGCGAATCAGCGGGTATCGAACCGGGATTGGCCGAAAGATTACAGTCTTCACTCAGCCAGGCAACACAAGAGCAAGAACTGAAAGGCGAGCCGGCGGTTCTGTTAACGTCTGGTGTGCTGCGTTCAACACTGGCGAAGTTTGTGAAGAACACAATACCGAATCTCCGGGTACTCTCCTACCAGGAAATACCGGACGAGAAACAGATCAGAATTGTGCAAGCCGTGGGTAACTAG
- the flhB gene encoding flagellar biosynthesis protein FlhB, which produces MAESDGQERTEEATPRRLEQAREKGQVARSKELASALVLIIGAVSLMWFGESLGRSLFSIMGRLFDLSREEIFDTAKLFDIALGAMTDLLFPLFLILITLFVAAMIGAAGVGGISFSAQAAMPKMSKMNPLSGLKRMVGMQSWVELVKSILKVGLVTGVAIYLIQASQADLIQLSMDVYPQNIFHALEILLNFILLISCSLLIVVAIDIPFQIWQHADKLKMTKQEVKDEYKETEGKPEVKGRIRMLQREAAQRRMMADVPQADVIVTNPEHFSVALRYKQKTDRAPVVIAKGTDHMAMKIREVAREHDITIVPAPPLARALYHSTELEQEIPDGLFAAVAQVLAFVFQLKQYRKRGGQRPKIQDYDLPIPPEHRH; this is translated from the coding sequence TTGGCAGAGTCAGACGGTCAGGAACGCACCGAAGAAGCCACGCCCCGAAGGTTAGAGCAAGCCAGAGAAAAGGGGCAGGTTGCACGTTCTAAAGAACTCGCTTCCGCGCTGGTACTCATTATCGGTGCGGTTTCACTGATGTGGTTTGGGGAGTCATTAGGAAGATCGCTGTTTTCCATTATGGGACGGTTATTTGACCTGAGCCGCGAAGAAATATTCGATACGGCAAAGTTGTTTGATATTGCTTTAGGGGCAATGACGGACTTACTTTTCCCACTGTTTCTTATCCTGATTACTTTATTTGTCGCGGCGATGATCGGTGCTGCAGGGGTAGGGGGCATCAGCTTTTCCGCTCAGGCGGCGATGCCAAAGATGTCCAAAATGAACCCGCTTAGTGGTCTTAAGCGCATGGTAGGCATGCAAAGCTGGGTTGAGCTGGTTAAATCGATCCTTAAAGTCGGCCTGGTGACCGGAGTCGCGATATATCTGATTCAGGCTTCGCAGGCGGACCTTATCCAGCTAAGTATGGATGTCTACCCGCAAAACATTTTTCACGCTCTCGAAATCTTGCTTAACTTTATTTTGCTGATCAGCTGTTCACTGCTGATTGTGGTTGCCATTGATATCCCTTTTCAGATATGGCAGCACGCAGACAAACTGAAAATGACCAAGCAAGAAGTCAAAGACGAATACAAAGAGACCGAAGGTAAGCCTGAGGTTAAAGGGCGAATTCGTATGCTGCAAAGGGAAGCGGCGCAGCGCCGGATGATGGCAGATGTTCCGCAAGCCGATGTAATCGTCACTAACCCGGAACACTTCTCCGTTGCACTGCGCTACAAGCAGAAAACAGATCGCGCTCCGGTGGTCATTGCCAAAGGTACTGACCATATGGCAATGAAGATCCGAGAAGTGGCGCGAGAGCATGACATTACGATCGTTCCTGCTCCGCCACTCGCGCGAGCGCTCTATCACAGTACGGAGCTGGAACAGGAAATTCCGGATGGTCTGTTTGCCGCTGTCGCTCAGGTGCTGGCATTTGTCTTCCAGTTAAAGCAGTACCGCAAGCGTGGTGGTCAGAGACCGAAAATTCAGGATTATGATTTGCCAATCCCGCCTGAACATCGTCACTAG